A stretch of the Zeugodacus cucurbitae isolate PBARC_wt_2022May chromosome 6, idZeuCucr1.2, whole genome shotgun sequence genome encodes the following:
- the LOC105215988 gene encoding uncharacterized protein LOC105215988, whose amino-acid sequence MAKILCYRFEVSRVVLGWIGTILSIITLVLLCFCLKYPDVMTRWLISLADDESKIDYNEMRNDVIWASVLYIVLCVMNMITSICLILGIHRFCTPSLKYPFIHLTKKQEKVVKNKSTAALLTATGQPTQTFNV is encoded by the exons atggcgaaaattttgTGTTACCGTTTTGAAGTATCGCGAGTTGTTTTAGGTTGGATAGGTACAATACTTTCCATAATCACACTTGTATTGCTTTGTTTCTGTCTGAAATATCCGGATGTAATGACCAGGTGGTTGATATCCTTAGCAGACGACGAATCGAAGATTGACTACAATGAAATGCGCAACG ATGTGATTTGGGCATCAGTGCTGTATATTGTCTTATGTGTTATGAATATGATAACATCCATTTGCCTAATATTGGGCATACACAGA TTTTGCACACCGTCATTAAAATACCCATTCATACATTTAACAAAGAAACAGGAGAAAGTTGTGAAAAACAAGAGCACCGCAGCTTTACTGACAGCAACTGGCCAACCAACACAAACTTTTAATGTTTAA
- the Aats-cys gene encoding cysteine--tRNA ligase, cytoplasmic yields MSKRTQPVWQQPTSTDLPKLRLFNSLTRQKEEFVPLDGNNVTWYSCGPTVYDATHMGHARSYISFDILRRILSDYFGYNIFYVMNITDIDDKIIKRARQNYLYKKYVNVANTISLDVLLADQKEVLDQFNVICRETTDPNKKLMYERMLIRMNDAMETLIMAVASNDPEKIDEARVLYLAEAKDPISEWLDRKEGSTVTDNAIFEILPRYWENEYHKDMAALNILPPDVLTRVSEYVPQIVKFIQRIFDNGLAYNANGSVYFDVNAFDKREKHHYAKLVPEAYGDTKSLQEGEGDLSLTADRLSEKRSPNDFALWKASKAGEPSWDSPWGRGRPGWHIECSAMASDVFGSMFDIHTGGVDLKFPHHDNELAQSEAAFDQAEWVKYFLHTGHLTISGCKMSKSLKNFISIKEALTKNTPCQLRLAFLLHSWKDTLDYSSNTMEMACQYERFMNEFFLNVKDLTRRIESDTPSSQFGAWTSSEAAIQEKLKTTREAVHAALCDNIDTRSTLDALRDLVSVTNIYIRDNKDQVNCLLLRRIAAYITDILHIFGTIDGPRGGIGFPVGGGLSSNVDIEKTLLPYVDAIAEFRNNVREEAKTIKANAILQLCDKLRDDVLPNLSVRLEDKENGKYAVKLVDREVLLKEREAKKIAEAERLAEKQRKQEAAAQLLAAKEAQKRIKPQEMFLNEKDKYSQFDENGLPTHDAEGKELSKGLLKKLTKLQQQQETRYKEYLATANDN; encoded by the exons ATGTCGAAACGAACTCAACCGGTATGGCAGCAGCCAACATCTACAGACCTACCAAAGTTGCGTCTGTTCAATAGCTTAACAAGGCAAAAGGAGGAATTTGTGCCACTGGATGGTAATAATGTGACTTGGTATAGTTGCGGTCCAACAGTATACGATGCAACGCACATGGGACATGCGag gTCATACATATCTTTCGATATTTTGCGTCGCATACTTTCTGACTATTTTGGTTACAATATTTTCTATGTTATGAACATTACCGATATTGATGATAAGATCATTAAACGTGCAAGACAAAATTATctctacaaaaaatatgtaaatgttgcCAATACAATATCACTCGACGTATTATTAGCAGATCAAAAAGAGGTATTGGATCAATTCAATGTCATCTGCAGAGAAACGACTGATCCGAATAAGAAACTTATGTATGAACGCATGTTAATAAGAATGAATGATGCAATGGAAACTCTTATTATGGCTGTAGCCAGTAATGATCCCGAAAAGATAGACGAAGCGCGCGTCTTGTATTTGGCGGAAGCAAAGGATCCTATATCCGAGTGGTTGGATCGCAAGGAGGGCTCCACTGTTACGGACAACGCCATCTTCGAAATATTACCACGATATTGGGAGAATGAGTACCACAAAGATATGGCGGCGCTTAAC ATTTTACCGCCAGATGTACTCACGCGTGTATCCGAGTACGTACCACAAATAGTCAAATTTATACAGCGTATTTTCGACAACGGACTTGCTTATAATGCAAACGGTTCGGTTTACTTCGACGTGAATGCCTTTGATAAACGTGAAAAACATCATTATGCCAAACTTGTGCCTGAAGCGTATGGTGATACCAAGTCATTGCAAGAAGGTGAAGGCGACTTGTCGCTCACAGCGGATCGTTTGTCTGAAAAACGTTCACCCAACGATTTTGCGCTTTGGAAGGCAAGTAAAGCAGGTGAACCCTCGTGGGATAGTCCCTGGGGCAGAGGTCGTCCAGGCTGGCACATAGAATGTTCCGCAATGGCCTCGGACGTCTTTGGTTCAATGTTTGATATACATACTGGAGGTgttgatttaaaatttccacATCATGACAATGAATTAGCGCAGTCCGAAGCCGCTTTTGATCAAGCCGAATGGGTGAAATACTTTCTGCATACCGGtcatttaaccatttctggttgCAAAATGTCGAAATCattgaaaaatttcatttcgatAAAAGAAGCATTAACGAAGAACACGCCATGTCAGTTGAGACTAGCATTTTTATTACATTCGTGGAAAGATACGCTCGATTACTCGAGCAACACAATGGAAATGGCCTGCCAATATGAACGCTTTATGAAT GAAttctttttaaatgtaaaagatTTAACACGGCGCATAGAGAGTGACACCCCAAGCTCACAGTTTGGCGCATGGACAAGCTCCGAAGCGGCCATACAAGAAAAATTGAAGACAACGCGTGAGGCAGTACATGCGGCATTATGCG ACAACATTGATACGCGTAGCACTTTGGATGCGTTGCGTGATTTGGTCTCCGTTACAAATATCTACATACGTGATAATAAAGATCAAGTGAATTGCCTATTATTGCGTCGCATTGCTGCCTACATTACCGACATACTGCATATATTCGGTACTATTGATGGACCACGCGGTGGCATAGGTTTCCCCGTGGGCGGCGGTCTTAGCAGTAATGTGGACATTGAAAAAACTTTGCTACCATATGTAGATGCGATAGCCGAATTCCGCAATAATGTGCGTGAGGAAGCGAAAACTATAAAAGCAAATGCTATACTACAATTGTGTGATAAATTACGCGATGATGTGTTGCCAAATTTGAGTGTGCGGCTGGAGGATAAGGAGAACGGTAAATATGCTGTGAAATTGGTGGATCGCGAAGTATTATTGAAAGAGCGTGAAGCCAAAAAAATTGCCGAGGCCGAGCGCCTAGCTGAGAAACAGCGTAAACAAGAAGCTGCTGCGCAACTGCTGGCAGCCAAAGAAGCACAGAAGCGCATCAAACCACAAGAGATGTTCCTTAATGAAAAAGATAAATATTCACAATTCGATGAAAAT GGTTTGCCAACACATGACGCAGAGGGCAAGGAGTTAAGCAAAGGTCTATTAAAGAAATTGACtaagctgcagcaacaacaagaaacgcgttataaagaatatttagctACTGCCAACGACAATTAA
- the LOC105215985 gene encoding nucleoporin Nup37, which translates to MRNSTTPTHTLSFPEQLECFEFCNSDFASNLVALASHKKIILGLISLPEESGCFDWKRIKDLYHESRCVSLCFAPETSLAVVPKSVIFCAAGSDFRLRIFRTDLQNSDTVQILNGHSNYINEVIWDCNGEFLASVGDDNTCRIWDTKSNFENTITFHLLSAGMSVKCHPEEPRKVIVAEKRGVIHLYNIQTQAAVISVEAQKSPLKSVDWCPLNRMCITALVAGDIISWDLRRPTPIDVKQVHEDGGQIVRIAPNAETVVASVGRPDVAVKVFTAKSRIPLVDATLKLYGGLSWHHRLPYIGVATDRKLCLWKLQIK; encoded by the exons atgcgaaaTTCTACAACACCAACGCACACTCTGAGTTTTCCAGAGCAATTAGAGtgttttgaattttgtaataGCGATTTTGCAAGTAATTTGGTAGCGCTTGCTAGTCATAAGAAGATTATATTGGGTCTCATAAGTTTGCCG GAAGAATCTGGCTGCTTTGATTGGAAGCGTATAAAAGACTTGTATCACGAAAGTCGCTGTGTTTCATTATGTTTTGCGCCCGAGACTTCATTGGCAGTGGTGCCGAAATCGGTTATATTTTGCGCTGCTGGCTCCGATTTTCGTTTACGCATATTTCGCACAGATCTGCAAAACTCTGACACCGTGCAAATACTCAATG gACATAGTAATTATATCAATGAGGTTATATGGGATTGCAATGGCGAGTTCCTGGCATCAGTCGGCGACGATAACACTTGCCGTATTTGGGATAccaaatcaaattttgaaaacactATAACATTTCATTTGCTGTCAGCTGGTATGTCGGTGAAATGCCATCCGGAGGAACCACGTAAAGTAATAGTAGCGGAAAAGCGCGGTGTTATACACCTAtacaacatacaaacacaagcaGCAGTGATATCGGTAGAAGCGCAAAAGTCACCGCTAAAATCAGTGGATTGGTGTCCATTAAATCGCATGTGCATAACAGCGCTCGTAGCCGGCGATATAATATCGTGGGATTTGCGACGACCAACGCCCATCGATGTAAAACAGGTCCATGAAGATGGTGGACAAATTGTGCGTATAGCGCCAAATGCAGAGACGGTGGTCGCAAGTGTTGGACGTCCGGATGTGGCGGTTAAAGTTTTCACCGCAAAGTCGAGAATACCTTTAGTCGATGCGACGCTTAAGCTATACGGGGGCCTGTCTTGGCACCACCGCTTACCCTACATAGGAGTGGCAACAGATCGCAAATTATGCTTATGGAagttgcaaattaaataa